One segment of Anatilimnocola aggregata DNA contains the following:
- a CDS encoding heavy metal translocating P-type ATPase, with product MTRYFKIRGMDCAEEVAILKGEIGPLVSGEQNLTFDVLNARMVVTVPEDQVATAEIIKAVAGTGMTADVWREAKGDEPAVSFWSRNGQTILTVASGILGLLGFAFQVQASGSIAAAFGFAEQAGPVATPILAKLCFSLSILAGVWHFLPKAWYSLARFRPDMNLLMTVAIAGAVTIGEWSEAATVALLFSVSLLLESWSVGRARRAIAALMSLAPPTVRVAGKDGAEREVPPDQVNVGDLFLVRPGERIALDGVIAQGSSDVDQASITGESVPVSKSPGAEVYAGTINGDGALQVTSTKVTSDTTLARIIRMVGDSQSKRAQSEQWVETFARYYTPSVMVAALAVLVMPPLLLGGQWHVWFYNSLVLLVIACPCALVISTPVSIVAAIATAARQGVLIKGGVFVEVPAHLKAIALDKTGTLTEGKPAVVEVVPLNGHSEEELLQRAAAMESHSDHPLAVAIMRYAAEKKVVAAAAEEFQILQGKGATAKFEGRLFWLGSHRYLEERKQETPEIHERLEAMSSAGRSVVVIGNENHVCGMIALADQVRPATAQVITALRNHGIEHVIMLTGDNQATASKIAKATGIDEFRAELLPADKVNAIEELLKKYGQVAMVGDGVNDAPALGRATLGIAMGAVGSDAAIETADVALMSDDLSKVAWLIGHSRRALAIIRQNIFASLAIKVLFVVLTLAGFASLWAAIAADAGVSILVVLNGLRLLNGSPAKGG from the coding sequence ATGACTCGCTACTTCAAGATTCGCGGGATGGACTGTGCCGAAGAGGTAGCCATCCTCAAAGGCGAAATTGGTCCGTTGGTTAGCGGCGAGCAGAACCTGACGTTCGACGTTCTCAATGCTCGAATGGTAGTAACGGTTCCAGAGGACCAGGTCGCCACAGCGGAGATTATCAAAGCTGTTGCCGGAACCGGCATGACCGCCGACGTTTGGCGGGAGGCGAAGGGAGACGAGCCGGCAGTGAGTTTTTGGTCGCGCAATGGGCAAACAATTCTCACTGTCGCTTCGGGGATACTTGGCCTACTTGGTTTCGCGTTTCAAGTCCAAGCATCCGGAAGCATTGCTGCCGCTTTTGGCTTTGCTGAGCAGGCGGGGCCAGTTGCGACACCGATTCTCGCGAAGTTGTGTTTCAGCCTAAGCATCCTCGCAGGTGTCTGGCATTTTCTGCCGAAGGCGTGGTATTCCCTCGCGCGCTTCCGGCCAGACATGAATTTGCTAATGACCGTCGCGATCGCTGGTGCGGTCACGATTGGCGAATGGTCGGAAGCGGCGACAGTTGCTTTGTTGTTCTCCGTGTCGCTGTTGCTCGAATCGTGGAGCGTGGGACGTGCGCGCCGAGCGATTGCCGCACTGATGAGTTTAGCTCCGCCAACGGTCAGGGTAGCTGGAAAAGACGGAGCCGAGCGGGAGGTTCCACCTGACCAAGTCAACGTCGGGGATCTTTTCCTAGTTAGGCCCGGCGAGCGGATTGCATTGGATGGCGTCATCGCTCAGGGAAGCAGCGACGTGGATCAGGCTTCGATCACGGGCGAAAGCGTGCCGGTCAGTAAATCGCCAGGTGCTGAAGTTTATGCCGGCACCATCAACGGCGACGGCGCTTTGCAGGTTACCTCGACGAAGGTTACCAGCGATACGACGCTGGCCCGCATCATTCGCATGGTCGGCGATTCGCAATCGAAGCGTGCTCAATCGGAACAGTGGGTAGAGACGTTTGCTCGTTACTACACTCCCAGCGTCATGGTGGCAGCGCTCGCAGTACTTGTCATGCCGCCGCTCCTGTTGGGCGGTCAATGGCACGTCTGGTTTTACAACTCGCTCGTGCTGCTTGTCATCGCCTGCCCTTGCGCGCTTGTGATCTCCACGCCGGTGAGCATCGTCGCTGCCATTGCAACCGCGGCGCGTCAGGGGGTGCTGATCAAAGGGGGAGTGTTCGTTGAGGTTCCCGCTCATCTCAAAGCCATTGCCCTGGATAAAACAGGCACCCTGACAGAGGGCAAGCCTGCTGTGGTTGAGGTTGTGCCGTTAAATGGGCATTCGGAAGAAGAGCTGTTGCAGCGAGCTGCAGCGATGGAGTCACACAGCGATCACCCACTGGCGGTCGCGATTATGCGTTATGCTGCCGAAAAAAAGGTCGTGGCGGCAGCAGCAGAAGAATTTCAGATTCTGCAAGGCAAAGGAGCCACTGCCAAATTCGAGGGTCGGTTATTTTGGTTGGGAAGCCATCGCTACCTGGAAGAACGCAAGCAAGAAACGCCTGAGATTCATGAGCGGCTCGAAGCAATGTCTAGTGCTGGCCGCTCGGTGGTTGTGATTGGCAACGAGAATCACGTCTGCGGCATGATCGCCCTGGCCGATCAGGTGCGCCCTGCTACGGCGCAGGTCATCACTGCTTTACGCAACCATGGCATCGAGCATGTCATCATGCTGACCGGCGACAATCAAGCGACGGCTTCCAAGATTGCAAAAGCGACCGGCATCGACGAGTTCCGTGCCGAACTGCTCCCCGCTGACAAGGTAAACGCGATTGAGGAACTGTTGAAGAAGTACGGCCAGGTCGCGATGGTTGGCGATGGGGTCAACGACGCACCCGCGCTTGGCCGCGCAACACTCGGAATCGCAATGGGCGCGGTAGGCAGTGACGCAGCCATTGAAACAGCCGACGTAGCTCTGATGAGCGACGATTTGTCGAAGGTCGCTTGGCTGATTGGGCATTCGCGAAGAGCACTAGCCATCATCCGCCAAAACATTTTCGCGTCCCTGGCAATCAAAGTTCTATTCGTCGTCCTCACCTTAGCTGGATTTGCTTCACTTTGGGCCGCCATTGCGGCCGATGCGGGCGTTTCCATTCTCGTCGTGTTAAACGGCTTGCGACTCTTGAACGGTTCTCCCGCGAAAGGTGGATGA
- a CDS encoding efflux RND transporter periplasmic adaptor subunit, translated as MAQTNSPSQSTPAAWARWTPFAIIGLIAVAAFVTYPQWEPSARPWLAKILPVTAGETEKGEEKHEEAGHAAHGSSDSIELSLQGRKNIGLTDEFIKPVKLQPFTKSIRVPGIVVERPGRSVIEVTAPFTGVVTRIYPTEGEALEPGRKLFDLRLTHEDLVQSQADLLQTTAEQEVTDKEITRLEKLAADGTVPGKRLLDLKYEKDKSDAVLRARRQALILHGLSEAQVNAIVQKRELFKEMTVTVDNVAADGKRSPSGGLFQVQSIKVSQGQQVDAGDTLAVLADHAELYIEGEAFERDVADLNRVAERQAPIAAVLETDGDKGEIIENLHLLYLSTKVDPAKRTLDFYVTLPNQPQRDSKYEDGRRFIAWKYRPGQRVQLEIPLEVLPNRIVLPIDALAQDGTETYVFTPNGKGFERRSVHVEYRDPRHVVIANDGSVFPGDMVALTGAQQLQVAIKNKSGGAPDPHAGHSH; from the coding sequence ATGGCGCAAACAAATTCTCCATCGCAATCGACGCCCGCTGCTTGGGCGCGCTGGACTCCGTTCGCGATCATTGGATTGATCGCGGTGGCGGCGTTCGTGACTTATCCACAGTGGGAACCATCAGCCAGACCTTGGCTGGCAAAGATTTTGCCGGTCACCGCAGGTGAGACGGAGAAGGGCGAGGAAAAGCATGAGGAGGCTGGTCACGCTGCTCACGGAAGTAGCGATTCGATTGAACTCAGCCTGCAAGGCCGCAAGAATATCGGACTGACGGATGAGTTCATAAAGCCGGTGAAGTTGCAGCCGTTCACCAAATCGATCCGTGTGCCTGGCATCGTCGTGGAGCGCCCAGGACGTTCTGTTATTGAAGTCACGGCCCCCTTCACGGGAGTCGTAACTCGAATTTATCCCACTGAGGGCGAGGCACTTGAACCGGGCCGCAAATTATTCGACCTTCGGTTGACGCATGAAGATCTAGTGCAATCACAAGCCGATCTGTTACAGACGACGGCTGAGCAAGAGGTTACGGACAAGGAAATCACGCGACTGGAAAAACTGGCGGCCGATGGCACAGTTCCCGGCAAGCGGCTACTCGATCTGAAATATGAAAAAGACAAAAGTGACGCTGTCCTCCGCGCCCGACGCCAAGCCCTGATCTTGCATGGCCTTTCTGAAGCTCAAGTCAATGCCATCGTACAGAAGCGCGAATTGTTTAAGGAGATGACTGTTACCGTCGACAATGTCGCCGCCGACGGCAAGCGAAGTCCATCCGGAGGCCTTTTTCAAGTGCAGAGCATCAAAGTATCCCAGGGACAGCAGGTGGATGCCGGCGACACGCTCGCGGTGCTCGCCGATCACGCGGAACTTTACATCGAAGGGGAAGCATTCGAACGCGACGTGGCGGACCTCAACCGAGTGGCGGAGCGCCAGGCTCCGATCGCCGCAGTATTGGAGACGGATGGTGACAAAGGTGAAATCATCGAAAACCTGCACTTGCTGTACTTGTCGACAAAGGTTGATCCCGCCAAAAGAACCCTCGACTTCTACGTCACGCTCCCAAATCAACCGCAGAGGGATTCCAAGTATGAGGACGGGCGCCGATTCATTGCTTGGAAGTATCGTCCCGGCCAACGAGTGCAGCTCGAAATCCCCTTAGAAGTTCTTCCGAATCGTATCGTGTTGCCTATCGACGCCCTCGCTCAGGATGGCACGGAAACATACGTTTTCACGCCAAACGGAAAAGGCTTTGAACGTCGTAGCGTGCACGTGGAGTATCGCGACCCCCGGCACGTGGTAATTGCCAATGACGGATCTGTCTTTCCAGGCGACATGGTTGCACTGACAGGTGCCCAACAGTTGCAAGTTGCAATCAAGAACAAATCTGGCGGCGCTCCCGACCCGCACGCCGGACATAGCCACTAA
- a CDS encoding efflux RND transporter permease subunit produces MLNSIIKMALRYRLITIALALVITVYGSYEMYQLPIDVFPDLNRPRVTVMTEALGLAPEEVETLITFPLESSLNGATGVQAVRSSSGVGLSVIYVEFAWGTDIYVDRQIVAEKLALAADRLPKGVKPQMAPISSIMGQVIQIGVTSEGNKTDPIEVRTLADWVIRQRLLTIPGVAQVITMGGGRKQYQVLANPSEMLKYDVTLEDIEKAVAGSNSNATGGYLEEGGQELLVRSMGRLRNIKDIDKVVVKAGTDRSILLNQVATVREAAQVKRGDAAVDSSPAVMIIVSKQPGADTRLLTTNVINALADLRLSLPPDLKINAEVYQQKEFIDLSIHNVIEALVVGGVLVVIILFVFLLNFRTTFITLTAIPLSMVVTGLIFKWFGLSINTMTLGGLAVAIGELVDDAIVDVENIFRRLRENKHSPNPKSALRVVYEASSEVRNSIVFSTILVVLVFIPLFALGGMEGRLFTPLGVAYIVSIIASLFVSLTVTPVLSYWLLPNAKFMDHEQDGLLLRVLKWVAGFAIRISVKHPWPILGTVAVAVAISIFTVTQLGRDFLPPFNEGSVQVNVLLPPGTSLATSDRIAKMVDDRIGKIEGVLAYGRRTGRAELDEHAEGVNVSEIIISFDPKAHRGREEVLAELREELTQVPGVVIAVEQPLAHLISHMLSGVKAQVGIKLYGEDLEVLRRTAEEMKAAMTDVPGVKDLMVEQQIEIPQLQIELNRDQLARYGLTPDYVNEFIETAMNGRTVSEIVLGERKFDLVVRLDDEHRQNLNEIGRLSLNLPAGGRIQLSQVATIRRGSGPNTINRENVRRRIIIQCNTADRDLNSVVTDIQKKLAPIQTRLAKDHPGYLIEYGGQFESQRNATRMIGLLSLISLAAMFLALYTLFGSTNLALQVLSALPMAAIGAVAALVITGQSLTVASMVGFISLSGIASRNGILLIAHYLHLVEHEGEQFTPEMIERAGKERLAPMLMTALTAGIALVPLVLAAGEPGKEILYPVATVIMGGLISSTLLDFFVHPALFWCFGRKEAEQHLHDSDEDELDSDDHTVPVTSPASSVAAGTAVHT; encoded by the coding sequence ATGCTCAACTCAATTATCAAAATGGCGCTGCGTTACCGCTTGATTACGATCGCGCTGGCGCTCGTAATCACGGTGTACGGCAGCTATGAAATGTATCAACTGCCCATTGATGTGTTTCCCGATTTGAATCGCCCGCGAGTAACGGTCATGACGGAAGCCTTGGGGCTTGCTCCGGAAGAAGTGGAAACACTAATTACGTTTCCTCTGGAGTCTTCGCTGAATGGAGCAACAGGTGTGCAGGCCGTGCGCAGCTCGTCGGGCGTGGGCCTCTCTGTGATCTACGTGGAATTTGCTTGGGGCACCGACATCTACGTCGATCGTCAAATCGTTGCCGAAAAACTGGCATTAGCCGCCGACCGGTTGCCCAAAGGGGTGAAACCGCAAATGGCTCCCATTTCGTCAATCATGGGGCAAGTGATCCAGATTGGCGTTACCAGCGAAGGAAACAAGACCGATCCGATTGAGGTTCGCACGCTCGCCGACTGGGTCATTCGACAACGGCTGCTAACCATTCCGGGCGTCGCTCAGGTGATCACGATGGGGGGCGGCCGCAAACAATACCAAGTGCTAGCCAATCCCAGTGAAATGTTAAAATACGATGTGACGCTTGAAGACATCGAGAAGGCTGTGGCCGGCAGCAACAGTAACGCTACAGGTGGCTATCTGGAAGAGGGCGGCCAGGAGTTGCTCGTACGCTCGATGGGCAGACTGCGCAACATCAAAGACATCGATAAGGTGGTCGTGAAAGCGGGCACCGACCGTTCGATCTTACTGAATCAGGTCGCCACTGTTCGAGAAGCCGCCCAGGTAAAGCGCGGCGACGCCGCGGTCGATAGTTCGCCAGCGGTGATGATCATCGTCTCCAAGCAACCCGGCGCTGACACGCGTCTGCTGACTACGAACGTCATCAACGCTTTGGCAGACCTGCGCCTTTCGCTGCCGCCTGACTTGAAAATCAATGCCGAAGTCTATCAACAAAAAGAGTTCATCGACCTGAGCATCCACAATGTCATCGAAGCGCTTGTTGTCGGCGGTGTGTTGGTGGTGATCATCTTATTTGTATTCCTGCTCAACTTTCGCACTACGTTCATCACCCTGACCGCAATCCCACTTTCGATGGTCGTGACTGGCCTGATCTTCAAGTGGTTTGGCCTCTCGATTAACACGATGACTCTCGGTGGTCTGGCGGTAGCCATCGGCGAACTGGTTGATGATGCGATTGTCGATGTGGAAAACATTTTTCGCCGCTTGCGCGAAAATAAACATAGTCCGAACCCGAAGTCGGCGCTGCGAGTCGTGTACGAAGCCAGCAGCGAAGTCCGCAATTCAATTGTCTTCAGCACCATTCTGGTTGTGCTGGTCTTCATTCCGCTGTTCGCGCTCGGCGGCATGGAAGGGCGACTTTTCACTCCGCTGGGCGTCGCCTATATCGTCTCCATCATTGCGTCACTCTTCGTATCGCTCACTGTCACTCCCGTACTGTCCTATTGGTTGCTGCCGAACGCAAAATTCATGGACCACGAGCAAGATGGCCTGCTATTGCGCGTGCTCAAGTGGGTCGCTGGTTTTGCTATTCGAATAAGCGTTAAGCATCCCTGGCCGATTCTGGGAACAGTTGCCGTGGCCGTTGCCATCAGCATATTCACCGTGACGCAACTCGGCCGGGATTTTCTCCCACCGTTCAACGAAGGGAGCGTACAAGTCAATGTGCTGCTCCCGCCGGGCACTTCGTTGGCCACTTCAGATCGCATAGCGAAGATGGTTGACGATCGAATCGGCAAAATCGAAGGAGTGCTGGCCTATGGCCGCCGCACCGGCCGCGCGGAGTTGGATGAACACGCAGAAGGGGTGAACGTATCGGAGATCATCATCAGCTTCGATCCGAAAGCACACCGGGGCCGCGAGGAAGTTCTGGCCGAGTTGCGCGAAGAACTGACCCAAGTGCCGGGGGTTGTTATTGCCGTTGAGCAACCGCTAGCTCACTTGATCTCACACATGCTCTCGGGGGTTAAGGCACAGGTAGGTATCAAGCTCTATGGCGAGGATTTGGAGGTTCTGCGTCGTACTGCGGAGGAGATGAAAGCGGCAATGACAGATGTCCCTGGTGTGAAGGATCTAATGGTCGAGCAGCAAATCGAAATTCCGCAATTGCAAATCGAACTCAATCGCGATCAACTCGCCCGTTACGGTCTGACGCCGGACTATGTCAATGAGTTCATCGAAACGGCGATGAACGGACGAACCGTCTCCGAGATCGTGCTCGGCGAACGGAAATTCGATCTCGTCGTGCGGTTAGACGACGAGCACCGTCAGAACTTGAATGAGATCGGTCGCCTATCGCTCAACTTGCCGGCGGGTGGGCGCATTCAACTTAGCCAGGTGGCCACGATTCGCCGCGGCAGCGGTCCCAATACGATCAATCGCGAGAACGTGCGACGACGAATCATCATTCAGTGCAACACGGCCGATCGCGATCTGAATAGCGTGGTAACGGATATTCAAAAGAAGCTGGCTCCCATTCAGACCCGGCTGGCGAAGGACCACCCCGGTTATCTCATTGAATACGGCGGTCAGTTCGAGAGCCAACGCAATGCGACGCGGATGATTGGCTTGCTGAGCCTCATTTCACTCGCGGCGATGTTCCTGGCACTCTATACGCTCTTCGGTTCCACAAACCTTGCACTGCAGGTTCTATCCGCCTTGCCGATGGCTGCAATCGGCGCAGTCGCGGCACTGGTGATTACCGGTCAATCTCTGACCGTCGCCAGCATGGTTGGTTTCATTTCACTATCGGGTATCGCTTCGCGTAACGGCATCTTGTTGATCGCGCACTATTTACATCTAGTCGAGCACGAAGGGGAACAGTTCACCCCGGAAATGATCGAGCGGGCGGGCAAGGAACGCCTTGCGCCGATGCTTATGACGGCACTGACCGCGGGAATTGCGCTCGTGCCACTGGTGCTCGCCGCGGGTGAGCCCGGCAAAGAGATTTTGTATCCCGTGGCGACGGTCATTATGGGTGGATTGATCAGTTCGACATTGCTCGACTTTTTTGTCCATCCCGCGCTCTTCTGGTGCTTTGGTCGCAAAGAAGCAGAGCAACATTTGCACGATTCTGACGAAGATGAACTCGATTCTGACGACCACACCGTACCGGTTACTTCTCCCGCTTCATCTGTCGCTGCTGGAACAGCCGTTCACACTTGA
- a CDS encoding serine/threonine protein kinase: MTSIIATSNEDFCGSPATPQQENPTVDFDSRNFPSAGELAIDFEAVHTESLIGGKYALCERIGEGGMGTVWLAEQQMPIQRKVAIKFLRPDRLSAPVIARFATEYQALAHMNHPHIARVFDGGSTANGLPYLVMEFLPGLSLIAHCDEHRCPIKQRLRLFAKVCSAVEHAHQRGIIHRDLKPSNILVAVDNCIPIPKVIDFGLAKPLPWSECAAGESGQTVPGVAVGTPAYMAPEQIIAGTQVVDTRVDVYALGVILYELVTGTLPFEFETRGDGWLEAYRRILQEDPDRPSRRLKTLRNGALTASNRQIELAGLQRITRGDLDWIILHSLQKQPEQRYESVASLRLDIERFLSNRPTEAHPPSHIYNIGKFIKRHSLAVGSVCVVMLAICLGLIGTTWGFLRACKAESETRAVLTAESEAKDQARRALAALAETIIESSRIDGSRGHSQEEPDLLRQAISLHDAAATRASSQIHNRLRQLPTPDRKDGPKEEKLIQVVVVLEHLVTEHPSSLHRSVLTKVRARLASTLEDVGRLGDAEAEYRKCIIALQQLRIEEPSAPAHRLQEAETSERLHQLVAKRHTIEGKRHDSWVR, encoded by the coding sequence ATGACAAGCATAATTGCGACTTCCAACGAGGATTTTTGCGGCTCGCCTGCGACGCCTCAGCAAGAAAACCCAACGGTTGACTTTGATTCTCGCAACTTCCCCTCGGCAGGCGAGCTTGCAATTGACTTTGAAGCTGTGCATACCGAAAGCCTAATCGGTGGCAAGTATGCGTTGTGTGAGAGAATCGGAGAGGGCGGTATGGGTACCGTCTGGCTGGCCGAACAGCAGATGCCAATTCAGAGAAAAGTAGCGATCAAATTCTTGCGGCCCGATAGACTGTCGGCCCCTGTTATTGCTCGCTTCGCGACCGAATATCAGGCGCTCGCACACATGAACCACCCGCACATCGCAAGAGTGTTCGATGGCGGTAGTACGGCAAATGGTCTACCGTATTTGGTCATGGAGTTCCTCCCTGGATTGTCACTAATAGCACATTGTGATGAACATCGTTGCCCCATCAAACAACGACTAAGACTCTTCGCCAAAGTCTGTTCAGCAGTCGAGCATGCCCATCAGAGAGGCATCATCCACCGAGACTTAAAGCCCTCCAACATCCTCGTGGCTGTGGACAATTGCATTCCCATTCCCAAAGTGATCGACTTTGGCTTGGCCAAGCCCTTACCTTGGTCGGAATGCGCCGCGGGGGAATCCGGACAAACGGTTCCAGGTGTTGCGGTCGGCACGCCCGCTTACATGGCTCCAGAGCAAATCATTGCGGGCACCCAAGTCGTAGACACGCGAGTCGATGTTTACGCTTTGGGTGTCATCCTCTACGAACTTGTGACAGGCACGCTACCATTCGAATTCGAGACTCGCGGCGATGGTTGGCTCGAAGCATATCGGAGGATTCTGCAGGAAGATCCCGATCGGCCAAGCCGACGGCTAAAAACGCTCAGAAACGGGGCACTGACTGCCAGCAACCGTCAAATTGAATTAGCTGGGCTCCAGAGAATTACACGCGGCGACCTTGATTGGATCATCCTGCATTCGCTGCAAAAACAGCCCGAACAGCGGTACGAAAGCGTTGCGAGTTTGCGACTCGACATTGAACGGTTTCTCAGCAACCGCCCCACTGAAGCCCACCCACCATCGCATATTTACAACATTGGAAAATTCATAAAACGGCATTCACTGGCAGTTGGCAGTGTCTGCGTGGTTATGCTGGCAATATGCCTTGGGCTGATTGGCACAACCTGGGGCTTTCTGCGTGCTTGCAAGGCGGAAAGTGAAACCCGTGCCGTCTTGACTGCGGAGTCAGAAGCAAAGGATCAGGCACGGCGCGCACTAGCGGCGTTAGCTGAGACTATCATTGAGTCCTCCCGAATCGACGGCTCGCGTGGTCATTCGCAAGAAGAGCCCGACTTACTTCGCCAGGCAATAAGTCTCCACGACGCGGCCGCAACTCGCGCATCATCGCAAATACATAACCGCTTGCGGCAGCTTCCTACTCCTGACCGAAAGGACGGACCGAAGGAAGAGAAACTCATCCAGGTTGTCGTCGTGCTTGAACACTTAGTTACAGAGCACCCCAGTAGCTTACACAGATCCGTTTTAACGAAAGTGCGGGCAAGGCTGGCCAGCACACTTGAAGACGTGGGACGACTGGGTGACGCCGAAGCGGAGTATCGAAAATGCATCATTGCACTTCAACAACTCCGCATTGAGGAACCGAGTGCTCCAGCGCACCGCCTACAAGAAGCTGAAACTTCTGAACGACTTCACCAATTGGTAGCCAAACGCCACACGATCGAAGGGAAGCGGCATGACTCGTGGGTTCGCTGA
- a CDS encoding sulfur globule protein precursor, with translation MKSLLCTLFAITALSVGGLFTTSAVAAGGGYGGHYGGHGHKSGHGHNIHGNQNHGGQHNHGGNYPTYSGGYGYGGYPNQYQQNGVYLRGSNFGVRIGF, from the coding sequence ATGAAAAGTCTCCTCTGCACCCTGTTTGCTATCACTGCCCTCTCAGTCGGTGGCCTGTTTACCACTTCGGCTGTGGCTGCTGGCGGCGGATACGGTGGCCATTATGGCGGCCATGGTCACAAAAGTGGGCACGGCCACAATATACATGGCAACCAGAATCATGGCGGTCAGCACAACCACGGCGGTAACTACCCAACTTACAGTGGAGGTTACGGATACGGGGGTTACCCCAATCAATATCAGCAGAACGGCGTGTACCTCCGCGGTAGCAATTTCGGAGTGCGAATTGGATTCTAA
- a CDS encoding beta clamp domain-containing protein: MIQITRLLAKTIRSIVKRTLPRQAAQIVLTFRTGDAGLFVEVQGTNQALQFHDPRPQDSELLFVPLSVLDDVQGSKAEPVFLNCRRAGVLGASWQEKGVFQDLEYDAPEPASDAQSFPALPTQFVENSAELLLALRDAYETTDVESKRYALASIQIRGSDGIIAATDGRQLLKQSGFTFGFAEELLLEHTKFFASKELPHDQPVLVGKTDERVVFQIGPWTYWLSVLTEGRFPDIDRSIPSTHYSTATLKLASADAKFMVDNLHRLPNGETHRELTVDLNGKVILRAASPSTPRPAEMFLRNSSKQGDDVRICTDRKFLARAAAMGFSDIHFPDTASPAIASDASRTFVWMLLDPKEALKSSEDSLRIESPFSTRNDAPSVARRRESPLKQISSTVDLPPPQSATAEHSQPATKQRAARLSPASATKQTPSATDCAISIRSQLRTTLAAVNELIRTIKTEKRSRKSLKRAMESIKQLQDVA; this comes from the coding sequence TTGATTCAGATTACTCGATTGTTAGCCAAGACCATCCGCTCGATTGTGAAGAGGACTCTCCCTCGCCAGGCCGCGCAAATTGTGCTGACATTTCGCACCGGCGATGCTGGTCTGTTTGTGGAAGTACAGGGAACCAATCAGGCCCTTCAATTCCATGATCCTCGGCCGCAAGACTCTGAGCTCTTGTTTGTTCCGCTCAGCGTCCTCGACGATGTCCAGGGCTCGAAAGCAGAACCGGTGTTTTTGAATTGCCGTCGGGCGGGCGTGCTCGGCGCCAGTTGGCAAGAAAAAGGCGTCTTCCAAGACCTGGAGTACGATGCCCCGGAACCAGCTTCGGATGCGCAGTCTTTTCCCGCCCTGCCCACTCAGTTCGTCGAAAATTCAGCCGAGTTGCTCCTCGCCCTGCGTGACGCTTATGAAACGACGGATGTCGAAAGCAAACGATATGCGCTCGCGAGTATCCAAATTCGTGGCAGCGATGGAATTATCGCAGCTACCGATGGCCGGCAGTTGCTGAAGCAATCGGGCTTCACATTCGGCTTCGCTGAAGAATTGCTGTTGGAGCACACGAAGTTCTTTGCGAGCAAAGAACTGCCTCACGATCAGCCAGTTCTCGTCGGCAAGACCGATGAAAGGGTAGTGTTTCAAATCGGCCCCTGGACCTACTGGCTGAGTGTGTTAACGGAAGGCCGGTTCCCCGACATTGACCGCTCGATACCATCCACGCACTACAGCACGGCGACGCTCAAGCTGGCATCCGCGGATGCCAAATTTATGGTGGACAATCTGCACCGACTTCCAAACGGTGAAACGCATCGCGAACTAACCGTCGATCTGAATGGAAAGGTTATTTTGCGAGCGGCTTCTCCCAGCACGCCCCGACCGGCGGAGATGTTCTTGCGAAATTCCAGCAAGCAGGGAGATGACGTCCGCATTTGCACAGATCGGAAGTTCCTGGCGCGAGCCGCGGCGATGGGTTTTTCGGATATACATTTTCCGGATACCGCTTCACCGGCGATCGCCAGCGACGCGAGTCGCACGTTCGTGTGGATGTTGCTTGATCCCAAAGAGGCACTGAAGTCAAGCGAGGACTCCCTCAGAATCGAGTCGCCCTTTAGCACTCGCAATGACGCACCGTCAGTTGCGCGGCGCAGGGAGTCGCCACTCAAGCAGATTTCGTCCACGGTTGATTTGCCGCCACCCCAGTCCGCAACCGCAGAACATTCGCAACCGGCGACGAAGCAGCGGGCTGCTCGTTTGAGTCCAGCGTCTGCAACGAAGCAAACGCCTTCGGCCACGGACTGCGCAATCTCAATTCGTAGCCAACTGCGAACGACGCTCGCGGCCGTGAACGAACTGATCCGCACGATCAAAACCGAAAAGCGAAGCCGCAAGTCTTTGAAGCGCGCCATGGAGTCAATCAAGCAGCTGCAAGACGTGGCTTAA